The DNA window GGTCTGCTGTCGGACTTCTTCCCCCGCACCACGGGCGAGATCGTGCACGTCGACGGTGGCGTGCACATGATGGGCGCCTAGCACCCACTCGCCGGACGGGCGCCCGAGCCCACGGCTGAGGTCCCGGCGCACATGATGGGCTCCTGAGCCCCGAAGCGCACGCCCGGTGCCCGTTCCGCTACGCCGGAACGGGCACCGGGCTTTTCCGGCTCGTGCGCCGGAGCCCGCCCCCGCACACTGAAGGGCGGGAGGAGGTACGCGCATGAGCTCCCCGCTCCGCCGCACCGCGGCCCTGCTGATCGCCGCCGCGGCCCTGGCCGGCTCGACGGCCCCGGTGTCCCCGGCTGCGGCCGCCGCCCCGGCCGCTCCGCCCGTCCCGCGGCACGCCGAGTGCCGCACGCGCGTCCACGGCTCCCACGCCACCACCCACTGCTTCAACGGCAACGCCACCACCGACCACGTCCAGCTGCACATCGAGTGCGTGCGCTGGTGGGACCCGGACATGGACACCGCGCAGGCCACCGTCGGCCCCGCCGGGCACGTCGCCCTCAGCCAGCGCTGCTGGCTGGGGATACGCCACGCCTGGGTGACCCACAGCCCTGCTTGAGACTGCTGGTGACCCACCGCCCCGCTCAAGACTGCTTGACCACCCGCGGACTGCCGGAGCCGCCCGAAGCGTCAGCCTGCCGGTTCCGCCGCGCCCAGGCAGCCGAAGGGGTACGCGCTCGCCTCCGCCCCCGCGGTCTCCTCGTCCCCCTCCTCGATGGCCGCGACGAGCCGCCCGTGGTCGACGAGCCCTTCCGGCTGCAGCGCCGTCCCCACACCGGCCCGCAGGAAGTCGCGCATCACCCCGCCGAGGTCCGCGTACACCTCGGCCATCACCTCGTTGTGCGCGGCGGAGACGACGGCCGTGTGCAGCGTGGCGTCCGCCTCCACGAACCGCTCGGCGTCGCCCGAGCGCCACGCCTCCTCGCGCCGCTCCAGCAGCGCCGCCAGCTGCACCAGGTCCTGCTCGGTGCGCCGGCGGGCCGCGAGCCGGGCGGCCGACGCCTCCAGGGCGCTGCGCAGCTCGGCCACGTGCAGCGGGTCGGCGTCGGCGAAGCGGCGGTTCATCACGCCCGCCAGCTCGCTCGTGGCGATGACGTAGGTGCCGGATCCCTGCCGGATGTCCAGCAGGCCGTTGTGCGCGAGGGCGCGCACGGCCTCGCGCACGGTGTTGCGCGCGACGCCGAGCTGCTCGACCAGCTCCGGCTCGGTGGGGATGCGCGAGCCGACGGGCCACTCACCGGACGTGATCTGGCTGCGCAGCCCGGCGATGACCTGGTCGACGAGGCGGGAGCGCTTGGGCGAGTTCAGTGGCATCGACAGCCTCCATTCATCCCATGATTCTATCTATGATGCCGTCATGGCATCCACGGCAGACGAAGACCTGAGAGCGGCCGAGGCCGCCGCCGCAGTCGACCCCGCCGGCCCGCTGCAGGCCCCCGCACCGGCGGGGGAGGGCGCTCCGGGTTCCGCCTGGGCGGCCCGGCTCCTGGTCGCCGGCCTCGTCCTTGCCGCGCTCAACCTCCGCCCCGCCGTGACGAGCCTGGGCTCGCTGCTGAAGGAGGTCCGCGCCGACCTCGGCATGAGCGGCACCGTGGCGGGCCTGCTGACGTCCGTGCCCGCGTTCTGCTTCGCGGTCTTCGGCCTCGCCGCGCCCCGGCTGGCCCGCCGCTTCGGCCCCGCGGCCGTCGTCTGCGCGGGCATGGCGGCGATAGCCGCCGGTCTCGCCCTGCGGCCGTACGCGGGCGGCGTCTCCGGCTTCCTCGCCCTGAGCGTGCTCGCGCTCGCGGGCATCGCCGTCAGCAACGTCCTGATGCCCCTGGCCGTCAGACGCTGGTTCCCCGACCGGGTCGGCCCGATGACCGGCCTGT is part of the Streptomyces roseifaciens genome and encodes:
- a CDS encoding FadR/GntR family transcriptional regulator: MPLNSPKRSRLVDQVIAGLRSQITSGEWPVGSRIPTEPELVEQLGVARNTVREAVRALAHNGLLDIRQGSGTYVIATSELAGVMNRRFADADPLHVAELRSALEASAARLAARRRTEQDLVQLAALLERREEAWRSGDAERFVEADATLHTAVVSAAHNEVMAEVYADLGGVMRDFLRAGVGTALQPEGLVDHGRLVAAIEEGDEETAGAEASAYPFGCLGAAEPAG